Proteins from one Gossypium raimondii isolate GPD5lz chromosome 8, ASM2569854v1, whole genome shotgun sequence genomic window:
- the LOC105792430 gene encoding BAG family molecular chaperone regulator 4 isoform X2, whose amino-acid sequence MKRFSSSRRAVNNVVKGEIKWELRPGGMLVQKRDMGDASSGPMIKIKVSHGSFHHDITVPAQSTFGDLKKVLVQETGLEPKEQRLLFQGKEKDDGECLHMVGVKDMSKVVLLEDPASKERKLEEMKRNQSVLKACEEVAKVRAEVNALEGIVHGGTKVDEKELLGLTELLMVQLLQLDTISANGEAKVQRRAEVRRVQRLVDTLDNMKARNSNPFSSSGKSEAFECASPSFPSSTRITHDWEVFD is encoded by the exons ATGAAAAGATTCTCATCTTCAAGAAGGGCAGTAAACAATGTGGTTAAAGGGGAGATAAAGTGGGAGCTTAGGCCTGGTGGCATGCTTGTTCAAAAGAGGGACATGGGGGATGCTTCTTCTGGACCTATGATCAAGATCAAAGTCTCTCATGGCTCTTTTCACCATGATATTACTGTGCCTGCTCAATCCACTTTCG GGGATCTGAAAAAGGTTCTTGTACAAGAAACTGGTTTGGAACCCAAGGAGCAGAGACTATTGTtccaaggaaaagaaaaggatgatGGGGAATGTTTGCATATGGTGGGAGTCAAAGACATGTCAAAGGTGGTACTTTTGGAGGACCCAGCTAGCAAAGAGAGGAAGCTTGAAGAGATGAAGAGAAATCAAAGCGTGTTAAAAGCTTGTGAAGAGGTTGCTAAAGTCAGAGCAGAG GTTAATGCTTTGGAGGGAATTGTTCATGGGGGTACAAAGGTTGATGAAAAGGAACTCCTTGGCTTGACAGAGCTGCTTATGGTGCAATTGCTGCAACTAGATACAATCTCAGCTAATGGAGAAGCCAAAGTCCAGAGGCGGGCTGAG GTTCGTCGAGTCCAACGACTTGTGGATACCTTGGACAATATGAAGGCTAGAAACTCTAATCCCTTCAGCAGTAGTGGCAAATCGGAGGCATTTGAATGTGCCTCACCCTCTTTTCCATCCTCAACAAGAATCACGCATGATTGGGAAGTTTTTGATTAA
- the LOC105792430 gene encoding BAG family molecular chaperone regulator 4 isoform X3 translates to MKRFSSSRRAVNNVVKGEIKWELRPGGMLVQKRDMGDASSGPMIKIKVSHGSFHHDITVPAQSTFGDLKKVLVQETGLEPKEQRLLFQGKEKDDGECLHMVGVKDMSKVVLLEDPASKERKLEEMKRNQSVLKACEEVAKVRAEVVQLSDKVNALEGIVHGGTKVDEKELLGLTELLMVQLLQLDTISANGEAKVQRRAELLACS, encoded by the exons ATGAAAAGATTCTCATCTTCAAGAAGGGCAGTAAACAATGTGGTTAAAGGGGAGATAAAGTGGGAGCTTAGGCCTGGTGGCATGCTTGTTCAAAAGAGGGACATGGGGGATGCTTCTTCTGGACCTATGATCAAGATCAAAGTCTCTCATGGCTCTTTTCACCATGATATTACTGTGCCTGCTCAATCCACTTTCG GGGATCTGAAAAAGGTTCTTGTACAAGAAACTGGTTTGGAACCCAAGGAGCAGAGACTATTGTtccaaggaaaagaaaaggatgatGGGGAATGTTTGCATATGGTGGGAGTCAAAGACATGTCAAAGGTGGTACTTTTGGAGGACCCAGCTAGCAAAGAGAGGAAGCTTGAAGAGATGAAGAGAAATCAAAGCGTGTTAAAAGCTTGTGAAGAGGTTGCTAAAGTCAGAGCAGAGGTTGTTCAACTCTCTGACAAG GTTAATGCTTTGGAGGGAATTGTTCATGGGGGTACAAAGGTTGATGAAAAGGAACTCCTTGGCTTGACAGAGCTGCTTATGGTGCAATTGCTGCAACTAGATACAATCTCAGCTAATGGAGAAGCCAAAGTCCAGAGGCGGGCTGAG CTTCTAGCATGCAGTTAG
- the LOC105792430 gene encoding BAG family molecular chaperone regulator 4 isoform X1 — translation MKRFSSSRRAVNNVVKGEIKWELRPGGMLVQKRDMGDASSGPMIKIKVSHGSFHHDITVPAQSTFGDLKKVLVQETGLEPKEQRLLFQGKEKDDGECLHMVGVKDMSKVVLLEDPASKERKLEEMKRNQSVLKACEEVAKVRAEVVQLSDKVNALEGIVHGGTKVDEKELLGLTELLMVQLLQLDTISANGEAKVQRRAEVRRVQRLVDTLDNMKARNSNPFSSSGKSEAFECASPSFPSSTRITHDWEVFD, via the exons ATGAAAAGATTCTCATCTTCAAGAAGGGCAGTAAACAATGTGGTTAAAGGGGAGATAAAGTGGGAGCTTAGGCCTGGTGGCATGCTTGTTCAAAAGAGGGACATGGGGGATGCTTCTTCTGGACCTATGATCAAGATCAAAGTCTCTCATGGCTCTTTTCACCATGATATTACTGTGCCTGCTCAATCCACTTTCG GGGATCTGAAAAAGGTTCTTGTACAAGAAACTGGTTTGGAACCCAAGGAGCAGAGACTATTGTtccaaggaaaagaaaaggatgatGGGGAATGTTTGCATATGGTGGGAGTCAAAGACATGTCAAAGGTGGTACTTTTGGAGGACCCAGCTAGCAAAGAGAGGAAGCTTGAAGAGATGAAGAGAAATCAAAGCGTGTTAAAAGCTTGTGAAGAGGTTGCTAAAGTCAGAGCAGAGGTTGTTCAACTCTCTGACAAG GTTAATGCTTTGGAGGGAATTGTTCATGGGGGTACAAAGGTTGATGAAAAGGAACTCCTTGGCTTGACAGAGCTGCTTATGGTGCAATTGCTGCAACTAGATACAATCTCAGCTAATGGAGAAGCCAAAGTCCAGAGGCGGGCTGAG GTTCGTCGAGTCCAACGACTTGTGGATACCTTGGACAATATGAAGGCTAGAAACTCTAATCCCTTCAGCAGTAGTGGCAAATCGGAGGCATTTGAATGTGCCTCACCCTCTTTTCCATCCTCAACAAGAATCACGCATGATTGGGAAGTTTTTGATTAA